A region of the Campylobacter showae CSUNSWCD genome:
GGGCGATATCGGCTGCAACAATGGCTACTATCTCTTTCGCATGCTGCCCAAGCGTCCCAAAAAGCTGATTGGCTTTGATCCCGGCGTTATGAGCTTTTTGCAGTTTAAATTCATCGACGCGTTTGCGCGCTCGGGCATAGAGTACGAGCTACTAGGCGTCGAGCATCTGCCGCACTACGGCGTCAAATTTGACGTGCTCTTTTGCCTGGGCGTGCTCTATCACAGAAGCGATCCTGTGCGTACGCTAAAAGAGCTAAAAGGCGCGCTAAATGCGGGCGGCGAGCTCTTTTTGGACACGATGTATCTTGATATGGATGGCGATTTTGCCCTGAGTCCGAAAAATACATACTCAAAGATACCAAACATCTACTTCGTGCCGACTATTAGCGCGCTTTTAAACTGGTGCGAGAGGGCAAATTTTAAAGACGCGCAAATTTTAGCCACAAAGCCGACGGACGCGTACGAGCAGCGAAAAACGGAGTGGATCTTGGGTCAGAGTTTGGGCGATTTTCTCGATCCCGCAGACCCGGCGCGCACGGTCGAGGGCTATCCAGCGCCAAAACGAGCCTATCTAAAACTAAGCGTATAAAAAAGGTGAAAAATGGACGAAAATATCTACGACGACAACAGTAGCGACGGGGTTGTTCTGCCCGAGGACGAGAATCCGTTTCGCAACGAACTAAAAACCTCTCCGAATATAAAAATCAGCTTAAGTGGCGCCGTGACGCAGCTCGAGCCAAACCACGCTAAAACGCGTTTTTTTGCTACAAATGATATGGTTGTCGATAGCGAAGGGCTTATACACAGCGGGTTTGTTTTTTCGGCGGCTAGCTACGCAGCGATGGTGGCGGTAAATGAGACTTTTAGCGTAGTTATCGGAGCTAAAATACATTTTTTTGCTCCGACTAGAGTAAATGAGGCAATCGAATTTGACGCACGCTCGCATTTTAATGAGAGCAAAA
Encoded here:
- the cmoB gene encoding tRNA 5-methoxyuridine(34)/uridine 5-oxyacetic acid(34) synthase CmoB, producing MREIEELAAKFTEREFELKFDDIVEISANLTPAQREETLQTALNLRSWRKGPFKIDDIFIDSEWRSFVKFNLLAPHMDLVGKVVGDIGCNNGYYLFRMLPKRPKKLIGFDPGVMSFLQFKFIDAFARSGIEYELLGVEHLPHYGVKFDVLFCLGVLYHRSDPVRTLKELKGALNAGGELFLDTMYLDMDGDFALSPKNTYSKIPNIYFVPTISALLNWCERANFKDAQILATKPTDAYEQRKTEWILGQSLGDFLDPADPARTVEGYPAPKRAYLKLSV
- a CDS encoding Hot dog fold protein HP0420, whose translation is MDENIYDDNSSDGVVLPEDENPFRNELKTSPNIKISLSGAVTQLEPNHAKTRFFATNDMVVDSEGLIHSGFVFSAASYAAMVAVNETFSVVIGAKIHFFAPTRVNEAIEFDARSHFNESKKREVRVIGKTSDIKVFEGTFQVVILDDHIFKIYKTSLQRQAAQRKNEEKRREEARQNA